The genomic DNA AGGCCCTCGTGGGCCTTCCGCATGCCGCGGCCGTTGTAGCCGCCGGGGCCGCCGAGGGCGGCGCCGATGAACGCGCGCTGGTGGCGCTTGAGGCGCTGGACGTCGATGCCGTCGAAGAACGGCTTCAGCTCCGGGTCGTCGAGCACTCGGTCGTAGAAGTTGTCCACGGCGGTCGAGACCGCCGTCTCCCCGCCGATCGAGTCGTAAATAGTCATGAGGCCCGATTATTGGGGCCCGTGGGGCTGGAGTGAAGAGCGTAGAACGTTTAATTCCGGCCCAAGTTTTCGCCAACTGCGGACCGGGTGGCGTGCGTCGTCAGCCGTTACCGCCCATGCGCTGCAGGATTGCCCGCTTTGCGGCCGCGAACTCCTCGTCCGTCAGCACCCCGGCGGCGTGCAACTCGCCCAGCTCGCGCAGCCGGCGCAGCACCGCGTCGTGGTCGTCGCCCGGAACCGCGGCAACCGCCGCCGCCGAAGCCGCGGACGCCTCCGGCGCCGCCGATGCCTCCGCGGCTGGCGCGGGCGGCTCCTTGCGGAACTCCGGCGGTACCGCGTCCGCAGCCTCCTCGCCGGCCGGCGGCAGCGCCGCGGTGGCCTGCCCCGGCCCGCCGACCGCCGCGTCCTCCGGCGCGTGGGGGTGCGGCAGCCGTACGGTCACCGCCGCCGCCAGCAGCACCGCCTCACCCAGCTCCCTCTTCGTCCCCCACAGCGCCAGCGTGTGCGGGTCCTTGTCCACGGCGAGGAAGACCGCCGTCCCGTGCGGCCGGAACCGCAGGCCGCCCATCGCCA from Streptomyces sp. CMB-StM0423 includes the following:
- a CDS encoding group I truncated hemoglobin; protein product: MTIYDSIGGETAVSTAVDNFYDRVLDDPELKPFFDGIDVQRLKRHQRAFIGAALGGPGGYNGRGMRKAHEGLGITPAHFERVVDHLTATLVGLGVPDETVKTIGATLEPLRADIAQEA